In a genomic window of Jaculus jaculus isolate mJacJac1 chromosome 8, mJacJac1.mat.Y.cur, whole genome shotgun sequence:
- the Duoxa1 gene encoding dual oxidase maturation factor 1 translates to MAVFGHTFPFYPGPKPVFPVDTTLAVITTIFLTALVTFIIILPGIRGKMRLFWLLRVVTSLFIGAVILAVNFSSEWSVGQVNTNTTYKAFSPRRVSVDVGLQVGLGGVNVTLTGTPVQQLNETIHYNEEFTWRLGESYADEYVEALEKGLPDPVLYLAEKFTPRSPCGLYNQYRLAGHYASAMLWVAFLCWLLANVMLSMPVLVYGGHMLLATGIFQLLALFFFSMATSHTPSCPLHLGTAVLRTYHGPAFWTTLITGLLCVLLGLVMAVAHKMQPQRLKAFFNSNAEDPVLDWSPEEGGLLSPRYRPMAESPEPQDIPLSEASSEACLKEEYLLEPDCAL, encoded by the exons ATGGCTGTTTTTGGACACACATTCCCCTTCTACCCTGGTCCCAAGCCAGTCTTCCCAGTGGACACCACCTTGGCTGTCATAACCACCATCTTCCTGACTGCACTGGTCACTTTTATCATCATCCTTCCCGGCATTCGGGGCAAGATG AGGCTGTTCTGGCTGCTGCGGGTGGTGACCAGCTTATTCATCGGGGCTGTGATCCTGG CCGTGAACTTCAGCTCCGAGTGGTCTGTGGGCCAGGTCAACACCAACACGACATACAAAGCCTTCAGCCCCAGGCGGGTCAGCGTGGATGTGGGGCTGCAGGTCGGGCTCGGGGGAGTCAACGTCACACTCACAG GGACCCCAGTGCAACAGCTGAATGAGACCATCCATTACAACGAGGAGTTCACATGGCGCCTGGGTGAGAGCTATGCAGATGAGTACGTGGAGGCACTGGAGAAGGGACTTCCAGACCCTGTGCTCTACCTAGCTGAGAAGTTCACCCCACGAAGTCCATGTGGCCTGTACAACCAATACCGCCTGGCAGGACACTATGCCTCCGCCATGCTGTG GGTGGCCTTTCTCTGCTGGCTGCTGGCCAATGTGATGCTGTCCATGCCAGTGCTGGTTTATGGTGGCCACATGCTATTGGCCACTGGCATCTTCCAGCTGTTGGCACTGTTCTTCTTCTCCATGGCCACATCACACACCCCGTCCTGTCCCCTGCACCTGGGCACTGCTGTGCTGAGGACTTACCATGGGCCTGCCTTCTGGACCACACTGATCACAG GACTGCTGTGTGTGCTGCTGGGCCTGGTCATGGCAGTGGCCCACAAGATGCAGCCCCAGAGGCTGAAGGCTTTCTTCAACTCAAATGCAGAGGACCCTGTCTTGGACTGGAGTCCTGAGGAAGGGGGCCTCCTCAGCCCCCGCTACAGGCCCATGGCTGAGAGTCCAGAGCCCCAGGACATTCCCTTGTCAGAGGCTTCCTCTGAGGCATGTTTGAAAGAAGAGTACCTCCTAGAGCCCGACTGTGCTCTGTAA
- the Duoxa2 gene encoding dual oxidase maturation factor 2 has protein sequence MTLWNGVLPFYPQPRHAAGFSVPLLIVILVFLALAASFLLILPGIRGHQRWFWLVRVLLSLFIGAEIVAVHFSGEWFVGTVWTNTSYKAFSAERVQVHIGLHVGLVGINITLRGTPVQQLNESIDYNERFTWRLDEDYAKEYVGALEKGLPDPVLYLAEKFTPRSPCGLYHQYHLAGHYAAATLWVAFCFWVVANALLCTPAALHGGLALLTTGAFALFAVFAFASVSGAPRCQFRLGPGSAPLTPRYGSAFWVTLATGVLSLVLGGAVVVLHYARPSALRYFLDQSIQGGGGQEKGNPPLILNNPRHQRFGTPDLQITTNL, from the exons ATGACTCTTTGGAACGGGGTGCTGCCCTTTTACCCCCAACCCAGGCATGCGGCTGGCTTCAGCGTCCCACTGCTCATAGTGATTCTGGTTTTCTTGGCTTTGGctgccagcttcctgctcatcTTGCCTGGGATCCGTGGCCACCAG CGCTGGTTCTGGTTGGTGAGAGTTCTTCTCAGTCTGTTCATAGGAGCAGAAATTGTGG CTGTACACTTCAGCGGAGAGTGGTTCGTGGGCACCGTGTGGACCAACACATCCTACAAAGCCTTCAGTGCAGAGCGGGTTCAAGTCCATATCGGTCTGCACGTGGGGCTAGTGGGCATCAATATTACACTCAGAG GAACGCCGGTGCAGCAGCTGAACGAGAGCATCGACTATAACGAGCGCTTCACTTGGCGCCTGGACGAAGACTACGCCAAGGAGTACGTGGGTGCGCTGGAGAAGGGGCTCCCCGACCCGGTGCTGTACCTGGCGGAGAAGTTCACGCCGCGCAGCCCTTGCGGCCTGTATCACCAGTACCACCTGGCGGGCCACTACGCCGCCGCGACGCTGTG GGTGGCCTTCTGCTTCTGGGTGGTGGCCAACGCGCTGCTCTGCACGCCTGCCGCCCTCCACGGAGGCCTGGCGCTGCTGACCACCGGCGCCTTCGCGCTCTTCGCCGTCTTCGCCTTCGCCTCGGTGTCCGGCGCGCCGCGCTGCCAGTTCCGCCTGGGCCCCGGCTCCGCGCCGCTCACGCCTCGCTATGGCTCCGCCTTTTGGGTCACGCTGGCCACCG GCGTCCTCAGCCTGGTCCTGGGAGGGGCGGTGGTGGTGCTGCACTACGCTCGGCCCAGCGCCCTGCGCTACTTTCTGGATCAAAGCATCCAGGGCGGCGGCGGCCAGGAGAAAGGAAACCCACCTCTCATCCTCAACAACCCGCGGCACCAGCGGTTCGGGACCCCAGACTTACAGATCACCACCAACTTGTGA